Proteins from one Salinispora arenicola genomic window:
- a CDS encoding SCO7613 C-terminal domain-containing membrane protein, translating to MAGFQCSSCSREIKPAVRCPHCGAEQPQRLEHLAELERSIAEMKARDAEIAHEQRKIAARMQAALFQRDILTHSGEEGLKHATRPRRVLRRRPDRRPPTAPVGTPPRVPRQGTSFGPDDPLPPNAAWLDADNPEHPPEASSREVQNIPLGLGALLLGVAAVVFAAVATSSLDALARLGVLCLATVLMLLAPPVLARRGLTSTAETISAIGLLLVPLAGYALWSVDRIGNGGASGAVFTGVVFAVTAGVALAYGGWTGLRAPRFATVLALQPVLPLFAYDRVSGPAGWASVLAIVAILDFWLAGSAVTRTRPIRWDLPGGPPSPSAAGGQAVPQGPPAAPVAPRQRPGEGRPEAGAAQTDEVRGGSGPAVRPVPGLRELIFGLYGIATLGALGYAVTALLQANTVSPAVSAGAALLLSAAVACAGLLAIRRPPLPDVGTGVLTLAVIGASSRLVSVAVPDRALLLIAAVIAVTGLAVRVVPTAVRRGPQLASAIALTVSGVIVAGDALRAGVAPVRAALPAWATDLDRYPAEIAAVAAPGQLAASALLLTVAAVIALPPGIRREFAVVGVALTALAVPASFGLGWAAAPWPMVVAAIGIGMAGLSARTERAAVAHSVTATAVGLFGAGAGLTRPSATAAVLLTFFVAGALVAVVPRLRVTPAGADTVSGWAAGGAAFALPGAVAAIVAAGPAATSATAREVTVVVLAVGFLAVCLTLGYTALVQVSQRHLPVPLAAGAALGAVAVAVASFTAPATTAADAWVGALLLVAAVLLFFAPSFDARRRSDLTLDGSDLATAAVTAVLVATLVRIATVLAPGEQLAVAAGLVLVVAVAARALPAEWRRGPILGLTLGGGLVGLLAGWLALRGGVGVLVTSGPIWGGDLSGWPATPTGGTTWQAPVALVLLAIAAVILLPPPWRHDVSGTAVVLATVGAPAAFALPWWSPVLVGLVVATGYGLASVASVDERAALSRAVVATVLALHAAGAGLIRPWTTALALGGIALIGVAVAILARRLSAPPGIDVDGTGLPPHLAQIGGAATAAALLALPGAAAALAAEFGHTPQVVLTTAVAASYLGLAATTAARRWIPQYLPWASAALVGGATVSALAAFPAGLPVGMYAAAATLIGVLAELGRGATDPPTGAAAPARRWTVTLDGALGRSFDSATHRWRVSPAAGALAAATLPTVLALISLTPALHVALIEPHRTVVRIWQGPPPELLTPSLTAADPTHVLTALLLTATAALAAVGFSGGRRGRAVPVVLPGAAVTLLITPVALDLAWPASTLAGLTVFTVAMLGLALTPPPALLERARSLRLARVLVFGIGLTAGGAGLAGSLATKNLTLVTLGGAGVVGTVAAVFGVTLHARILGWLFAALMAQLFVLTAGLVAGLAASWSAFGVLAVGAALQVFAATLPRLRRPEAGREAATVEWSGFAAALIALALAYDSPRHIAALLAAWGAVLGVAAARPGRRPVERRILFWAVVVSEITAWWILMWVADVALPEAYTLPFAALALLVGVLELRQRSEISSWVAYGPALVAASVPTLAIVLTTDSSTLRQVLLLLAAVAVLVFGSLRQQQAPVIVGASVTAITAIHALFSLGPWLVLIPVGFLLLILGASNERRRRAQERLQTALRGMQ from the coding sequence GTGGCAGGCTTTCAGTGCTCCTCGTGCAGCCGGGAGATCAAGCCGGCCGTCCGCTGCCCGCACTGCGGCGCGGAGCAGCCACAACGGCTCGAACACCTGGCAGAGCTCGAGCGGTCGATCGCGGAGATGAAGGCGCGGGACGCCGAGATCGCCCACGAGCAGCGAAAGATCGCCGCCAGGATGCAGGCCGCGTTGTTCCAGCGGGACATCCTCACGCATTCCGGTGAGGAAGGCCTCAAGCATGCCACCCGCCCCCGGCGGGTCCTGCGCCGCCGACCGGACCGCCGGCCACCGACCGCACCGGTCGGCACACCGCCGCGGGTGCCCCGGCAGGGCACCTCGTTCGGGCCGGACGACCCGCTGCCCCCGAACGCCGCCTGGCTCGACGCCGACAACCCCGAGCATCCGCCGGAGGCGTCCAGCCGCGAGGTACAGAACATCCCCCTCGGGCTGGGCGCGCTGCTGCTCGGCGTCGCCGCAGTGGTCTTCGCCGCGGTCGCCACCAGCTCCTTGGACGCCCTCGCCCGGCTGGGTGTGCTGTGCCTCGCGACGGTCCTGATGCTGCTCGCCCCGCCGGTGCTGGCCCGACGCGGGCTCACCTCCACCGCCGAGACCATCTCCGCCATCGGCCTGCTCTTGGTGCCGCTTGCCGGGTACGCGCTCTGGTCCGTGGACCGCATCGGCAACGGGGGTGCGTCCGGCGCGGTGTTCACCGGAGTCGTCTTCGCCGTCACCGCCGGGGTGGCCCTGGCGTACGGCGGCTGGACCGGGCTCCGTGCACCACGGTTCGCCACCGTGCTGGCGCTCCAACCGGTCCTGCCGCTGTTCGCATACGACCGGGTCAGCGGTCCGGCGGGCTGGGCCTCGGTGCTGGCCATCGTGGCCATCCTGGATTTCTGGCTGGCGGGCTCCGCGGTCACGCGGACCCGGCCGATCCGTTGGGACCTACCCGGAGGCCCCCCGAGCCCGTCCGCTGCCGGTGGACAGGCCGTCCCCCAGGGGCCACCGGCTGCCCCCGTCGCCCCGCGCCAGCGGCCGGGCGAGGGTCGGCCCGAGGCCGGCGCGGCGCAGACCGACGAGGTGCGTGGCGGGTCCGGCCCCGCCGTTCGCCCGGTGCCCGGGCTACGTGAGCTGATCTTCGGCCTGTACGGCATTGCCACGCTCGGTGCCCTCGGGTACGCCGTCACCGCGCTGCTACAGGCAAACACCGTGTCACCGGCGGTCAGCGCGGGAGCCGCTCTGTTGCTCTCCGCCGCCGTGGCCTGCGCCGGGTTGTTGGCGATACGCCGACCGCCACTGCCCGACGTCGGCACCGGCGTCCTCACCCTCGCCGTGATCGGCGCGTCGAGCCGGCTCGTCTCGGTGGCGGTGCCCGACCGGGCGCTGCTTCTGATCGCCGCCGTCATCGCCGTCACCGGGCTGGCCGTACGCGTGGTGCCGACCGCTGTTCGGCGCGGACCACAACTCGCCTCCGCCATCGCGTTGACCGTCAGCGGCGTCATCGTCGCCGGTGATGCGCTACGGGCCGGGGTGGCCCCGGTCCGGGCCGCCCTCCCGGCCTGGGCCACGGACCTCGACCGTTACCCGGCCGAGATCGCCGCGGTGGCCGCCCCCGGGCAGCTCGCCGCCAGCGCGCTGCTGCTGACCGTGGCCGCCGTGATCGCCCTGCCGCCGGGGATCCGCCGGGAGTTCGCGGTGGTGGGGGTCGCGCTGACCGCGCTCGCCGTGCCCGCCTCGTTCGGGCTCGGCTGGGCTGCCGCACCGTGGCCGATGGTGGTGGCGGCGATCGGCATCGGAATGGCCGGGCTGTCGGCACGAACCGAACGCGCGGCGGTGGCGCACTCCGTGACTGCCACCGCAGTGGGACTGTTCGGCGCCGGAGCCGGGCTGACCCGGCCGTCGGCGACCGCCGCCGTCCTGCTCACCTTCTTCGTCGCGGGAGCGCTGGTGGCGGTGGTGCCCCGACTCCGGGTCACCCCCGCTGGAGCGGACACCGTGTCGGGCTGGGCCGCGGGCGGCGCGGCGTTCGCCCTACCGGGCGCGGTGGCGGCCATCGTCGCCGCCGGTCCGGCGGCGACCTCCGCCACGGCACGCGAGGTGACCGTCGTGGTGCTGGCGGTGGGCTTTCTCGCGGTCTGCCTCACCCTCGGCTACACCGCGCTCGTACAGGTCTCGCAGCGGCATCTGCCCGTACCGCTGGCGGCGGGCGCCGCCCTGGGCGCCGTGGCCGTCGCCGTGGCCTCGTTCACGGCACCCGCCACCACCGCTGCCGACGCCTGGGTCGGCGCGCTGCTGCTGGTCGCCGCGGTGCTTCTGTTCTTCGCGCCGTCCTTCGACGCCCGTCGCCGCTCCGATCTGACGCTGGACGGCTCCGATCTGGCTACGGCCGCGGTGACCGCCGTACTGGTCGCCACCCTGGTCCGGATCGCCACCGTTCTCGCGCCGGGCGAGCAGTTGGCGGTGGCGGCCGGGCTGGTGCTGGTCGTCGCGGTTGCCGCCCGCGCGCTCCCGGCGGAGTGGCGGCGCGGCCCGATCCTCGGCCTGACCCTGGGTGGAGGTCTGGTCGGGCTGCTGGCCGGCTGGCTGGCACTTCGCGGCGGCGTTGGCGTCCTCGTCACCTCCGGACCGATCTGGGGCGGAGACCTGAGCGGGTGGCCGGCCACGCCGACCGGCGGTACGACCTGGCAGGCGCCGGTCGCACTGGTGTTGCTCGCCATAGCCGCTGTGATCCTGTTGCCGCCGCCCTGGCGGCACGACGTGTCCGGCACGGCCGTGGTCCTGGCCACTGTCGGCGCACCGGCCGCATTCGCGCTGCCGTGGTGGTCGCCGGTGCTGGTGGGTCTGGTGGTGGCCACCGGATACGGCCTCGCGTCGGTCGCGTCGGTCGACGAGCGGGCCGCGCTCTCCCGGGCCGTTGTGGCCACTGTGCTGGCGCTGCACGCCGCCGGGGCCGGTCTGATCCGGCCATGGACGACCGCACTGGCCCTCGGCGGCATCGCGCTGATCGGTGTCGCCGTGGCGATACTCGCCCGCAGGCTGTCCGCGCCGCCGGGGATCGACGTGGACGGCACAGGACTGCCGCCGCACCTGGCGCAGATCGGCGGTGCCGCAACGGCGGCCGCCCTGCTGGCCCTGCCCGGTGCGGCTGCTGCCCTGGCCGCCGAGTTCGGGCATACCCCGCAGGTGGTGCTGACCACCGCTGTGGCCGCCTCCTACCTCGGCCTGGCCGCTACGACGGCCGCCCGACGCTGGATTCCGCAGTACCTGCCCTGGGCCAGCGCCGCCCTGGTCGGCGGAGCCACGGTCAGTGCACTGGCCGCCTTCCCCGCCGGCCTGCCGGTCGGAATGTACGCCGCCGCGGCCACCCTGATCGGTGTCCTCGCCGAGTTGGGTCGCGGTGCCACCGACCCGCCCACCGGGGCCGCGGCGCCGGCCCGCCGGTGGACGGTGACCCTCGACGGCGCTCTGGGTCGGTCCTTCGACTCGGCTACCCACAGGTGGCGGGTCAGCCCGGCCGCGGGCGCGCTGGCCGCGGCGACGCTACCGACGGTGTTGGCGCTGATCTCACTCACGCCCGCGCTGCACGTGGCGCTGATCGAGCCACACCGCACGGTCGTCCGCATCTGGCAGGGGCCGCCCCCGGAACTGCTCACGCCGTCACTCACGGCGGCGGACCCGACGCATGTGCTCACCGCGCTGCTTCTGACTGCCACCGCCGCGCTGGCCGCCGTCGGCTTCAGTGGCGGCCGACGCGGTCGGGCGGTACCGGTGGTGCTGCCAGGGGCGGCGGTGACCCTGCTGATCACGCCCGTGGCGCTGGACCTCGCCTGGCCGGCGAGCACGCTCGCCGGGCTCACCGTGTTCACCGTCGCGATGCTGGGACTCGCGCTCACGCCGCCGCCAGCTCTGCTGGAACGGGCCCGCTCGCTCCGCCTGGCCCGGGTACTCGTCTTCGGCATCGGCCTCACCGCCGGCGGCGCGGGGCTCGCCGGCAGCCTGGCCACGAAGAACCTGACCCTGGTCACGCTCGGCGGCGCTGGGGTGGTGGGCACGGTGGCGGCGGTCTTCGGTGTCACCCTGCACGCCCGCATTCTCGGCTGGCTGTTCGCGGCCCTCATGGCGCAGCTGTTCGTGCTCACCGCCGGACTGGTCGCCGGGTTGGCGGCGAGTTGGTCGGCATTCGGCGTCCTGGCCGTCGGTGCGGCCCTCCAGGTGTTCGCCGCCACCCTGCCCCGTCTACGTCGTCCGGAGGCGGGTCGGGAGGCGGCAACGGTGGAGTGGAGCGGCTTCGCTGCCGCCCTGATCGCCCTGGCCCTGGCCTACGACTCACCGCGGCACATCGCGGCCCTGCTCGCCGCGTGGGGTGCCGTCCTCGGGGTGGCCGCGGCCCGGCCGGGCCGCCGTCCGGTTGAGCGGCGGATCCTGTTCTGGGCGGTGGTGGTCTCCGAGATCACCGCGTGGTGGATCCTCATGTGGGTGGCGGACGTGGCCTTGCCGGAGGCGTACACACTACCCTTCGCCGCGTTGGCACTGCTTGTCGGCGTGCTGGAGCTGCGCCAACGCTCAGAGATCAGCAGTTGGGTGGCGTACGGGCCGGCACTGGTGGCGGCTTCCGTCCCGACGCTGGCGATCGTGCTGACCACCGACAGCAGCACGCTGCGGCAGGTGCTGCTGCTGCTCGCGGCGGTCGCGGTGCTGGTCTTCGGCTCGCTGAGGCAGCAGCAGGCGCCGGTGATCGTCGGGGCCTCGGTCACCGCCATCACGGCGATCCACGCGCTGTTCAGCCTCGGTCCGTGGCTCGTGTTGATTCCCGTCGGCTTCCTCCTGCTGATCCTCGGCGCCAGCAACGAGCGCCGCCGCCGAGCCCAGGAACGCCTCCAGACCGCCCTGCGCGGCATGCAGTGA
- the purE gene encoding 5-(carboxyamino)imidazole ribonucleotide mutase: MSMVGLIMGSDSDWPTMRAAAEALDEFGVPYEVEVVSAHRTPVRMIEYGRTAADRGLKVIIAGAGGAAHLPGMVASVTPLPVIGVPVPLKYLDGMDSLLSIVQMPAGVPVAAVSIGNARNAGLLAVRILGAGDPALLDRVAAYQADLEQVVAEKNAALRASLS, translated from the coding sequence ATGAGCATGGTCGGGCTGATCATGGGCAGCGACTCGGACTGGCCGACGATGCGGGCCGCCGCCGAGGCGCTGGACGAGTTCGGAGTTCCGTACGAGGTCGAGGTGGTCTCCGCACACCGGACGCCGGTCCGGATGATCGAGTACGGCCGCACCGCGGCTGACCGTGGTTTGAAGGTGATCATCGCCGGGGCGGGGGGTGCGGCGCACCTGCCGGGCATGGTCGCCTCGGTCACCCCACTGCCGGTGATCGGTGTTCCGGTGCCCCTGAAGTACCTGGACGGAATGGACTCGTTGCTCTCCATCGTGCAGATGCCCGCCGGTGTGCCGGTAGCCGCGGTGTCGATCGGCAACGCCCGCAACGCCGGCCTGCTGGCGGTCCGCATCCTCGGTGCCGGTGACCCGGCGTTGCTTGATCGCGTAGCGGCGTACCAGGCTGACCTTGAGCAGGTCGTCGCCGAGAAGAACGCGGCCCTGCGCGCCTCGCTGAGCTGA
- a CDS encoding 5-(carboxyamino)imidazole ribonucleotide synthase produces MDSHTGLPLVGMVGGGQLARMTHQAAIALGQSLRVLALAPDDSAALVAADVQYGDHTDLAALRTFAKGCDVVTFDHEHVPTEHIDALADEGVKLFPPAEALVHAQDKQVMRERLAGLGMPNPAWRPVDTPADVESFGDAVGWPVVLKAARGGYDGRGVWLVDDAGAVEQTATLLAAGTRLIVEERVALRRELAVQVARSPFGQVAVYPVVETVQRDGVCVEVLAPAPDLPEELAVGAQQLAIDLATALGVVGLLAVELFEVADAAEVTGSRLVVNELAMRPHNSGHWTIEGARTSQFEQHLRAVLDYPMGDTSLAAPIVVMANVLGGEPGGMSFDERLHHLFAAEPGAQVHLYGKQVRRGRKIGHVTVLGDDLDEVRTRAARAARWLREGRG; encoded by the coding sequence ATGGACTCCCACACCGGTCTGCCCCTTGTCGGCATGGTGGGCGGCGGTCAACTGGCCCGGATGACCCATCAGGCCGCGATCGCCCTCGGCCAGTCGCTGCGGGTGCTCGCGCTCGCTCCCGACGACAGTGCTGCCCTGGTGGCCGCCGACGTGCAGTACGGCGACCACACCGACCTGGCGGCACTGCGCACCTTCGCCAAGGGCTGTGACGTGGTCACCTTTGACCACGAGCACGTTCCCACCGAGCACATCGACGCCCTCGCCGACGAAGGCGTCAAGCTGTTCCCGCCGGCCGAGGCGCTGGTGCACGCACAGGACAAGCAGGTCATGCGGGAACGTCTCGCCGGGTTGGGCATGCCGAACCCGGCCTGGCGGCCGGTCGACACTCCGGCTGACGTCGAGTCCTTCGGTGACGCTGTGGGCTGGCCGGTGGTGCTCAAGGCGGCCCGGGGTGGCTACGACGGCCGGGGCGTGTGGCTGGTGGACGACGCCGGGGCGGTTGAGCAAACGGCCACGCTGCTGGCCGCAGGGACGCGCCTCATCGTCGAGGAGCGGGTGGCGCTGCGCCGGGAACTGGCCGTGCAGGTGGCCCGTTCACCGTTCGGGCAGGTCGCCGTGTACCCGGTGGTCGAGACCGTGCAACGGGACGGCGTCTGCGTCGAGGTCCTGGCCCCCGCACCAGACCTGCCGGAGGAGTTGGCGGTCGGTGCGCAACAGCTCGCTATCGATCTGGCCACCGCGCTCGGCGTGGTGGGGCTGCTCGCCGTCGAGTTGTTCGAGGTGGCCGACGCGGCGGAGGTGACGGGCAGTCGGCTCGTGGTCAACGAGTTGGCGATGCGTCCGCACAACTCCGGGCACTGGACGATCGAGGGCGCCCGGACGTCGCAGTTCGAGCAGCACCTACGGGCGGTGCTTGACTATCCGATGGGGGACACCTCCCTGGCCGCGCCGATCGTGGTGATGGCGAACGTGCTGGGCGGCGAGCCGGGAGGTATGTCCTTCGACGAGCGCCTGCACCACCTGTTCGCTGCCGAGCCGGGCGCGCAGGTGCACCTGTACGGCAAGCAGGTGCGCCGAGGCCGCAAGATCGGCCATGTCACGGTGCTCGGCGACGACCTGGACGAGGTACGTACCCGGGCGGCGCGCGCGGCCCGTTGGCTGCGGGAGGGGCGCGGATGA
- a CDS encoding thioredoxin domain-containing protein — MNRLADATSPYLLQHKDNPVDWWPWCAEAFAEAERRDVPVLISVGYSACHWCHVMAHESFADEQVGALLNENFVAIKVDREERPDVDAVYMTATQAMTGQGGWPMTVFATPDGTPFFCGTYFPKPNFLRLLQSVAAAWRDQRAAVLRQGAAVVEAIGGAQAVGGPSAPLTAELLDAAADRLAEEYDETNGGFGGAPKFPPHLNLLFLLRQYQRTGAQRSLEIIRHTCEAMARGGLHDQLAGGFARYSVDGRWAVPHFEKMLYDNALLLRVYTHLWRLTGDQLARRVARDTARFLADELHRPGEGFASALDADTDGVEGLTYVWTPAQLVEALGEEDGRWAADLFDVTEEGSFTPHAAAPPGEALTAADATDQPTSVLRLARDVDDAAPEVRTRWQEVAHRLLVVRDARPQPARDDKVVAAWNGLAITAIAEFQQVAAGYAEDAPGQDANLMEGVTIVADGAMRDAAEHLAKVHLVDGRLRRTSRDGRVGEAAGVLEDYGCVAEAFCAMHQVTGEGRWLVLAGRLLDVALERFAAPDGSFYDTADDAERLVSRPADPTDNATPSGRSAIVAALVAYAALTGETRYREAAEAALATVAPIVAAHARFTGYAATAGEALLAGPYEIAVATADPVGEPLVHAARRHAPPGAVVVAGSPDQPGVPLLAGRPMVDGQATAYVCRGFTCERPVTGVADLVAQLTRR; from the coding sequence GTGAATCGACTCGCCGACGCCACCAGCCCCTACCTGCTTCAGCACAAGGACAACCCGGTCGACTGGTGGCCGTGGTGCGCGGAGGCGTTCGCCGAGGCCGAGCGGCGGGATGTGCCGGTGCTGATCTCTGTCGGCTACTCCGCCTGCCACTGGTGTCACGTCATGGCGCACGAGTCCTTTGCCGACGAGCAGGTCGGGGCACTGCTGAACGAGAACTTTGTGGCGATCAAGGTGGACCGTGAGGAACGTCCGGACGTCGACGCGGTCTACATGACGGCGACGCAGGCCATGACCGGGCAGGGGGGCTGGCCGATGACGGTCTTCGCCACCCCGGACGGCACCCCGTTCTTCTGCGGCACGTACTTCCCGAAGCCCAACTTCCTCCGTCTGCTCCAGTCGGTCGCCGCCGCGTGGCGGGACCAGCGCGCCGCCGTGCTCCGACAGGGTGCCGCGGTCGTCGAGGCGATCGGTGGTGCCCAGGCCGTCGGGGGCCCGTCCGCCCCACTCACCGCCGAGCTGCTCGATGCTGCCGCCGACCGGCTCGCCGAGGAGTACGACGAGACGAATGGCGGGTTCGGCGGGGCACCGAAGTTCCCACCGCACCTGAACCTGCTCTTCCTGCTGCGGCAGTATCAGCGCACCGGCGCCCAGCGGAGCCTGGAGATCATTCGACACACCTGCGAGGCGATGGCTCGGGGCGGCCTGCACGATCAGCTCGCGGGGGGTTTTGCCCGTTACAGCGTGGACGGGCGGTGGGCGGTGCCGCACTTCGAGAAGATGCTCTACGACAACGCCCTGCTGTTGCGGGTCTACACCCACCTGTGGCGGCTCACCGGGGACCAGTTGGCCCGCCGTGTGGCGCGGGACACGGCCCGCTTTCTCGCCGACGAGCTACACCGGCCGGGCGAGGGGTTCGCCTCCGCGCTGGACGCCGACACCGACGGGGTCGAAGGCCTGACGTACGTGTGGACGCCTGCCCAACTGGTCGAGGCGCTGGGTGAGGAGGACGGCCGGTGGGCCGCCGACCTGTTCGACGTCACCGAGGAGGGCTCGTTCACCCCCCATGCCGCCGCGCCGCCCGGCGAAGCCCTGACCGCGGCGGACGCCACCGATCAGCCGACCAGTGTGCTCCGGCTGGCCCGGGACGTCGACGACGCCGCCCCGGAGGTTCGGACCCGCTGGCAGGAGGTCGCGCACCGGTTGCTGGTGGTCCGTGACGCCCGACCGCAGCCGGCCCGGGACGACAAGGTGGTGGCCGCCTGGAACGGGCTCGCGATCACCGCGATTGCCGAGTTCCAGCAGGTAGCGGCCGGGTACGCGGAGGATGCGCCAGGGCAGGACGCCAATCTGATGGAGGGCGTGACGATCGTCGCCGACGGTGCCATGCGGGACGCGGCCGAGCACCTGGCAAAAGTGCATCTGGTCGACGGGCGGCTACGGCGTACGTCGCGGGACGGCCGGGTTGGTGAGGCCGCCGGAGTCCTGGAGGACTACGGCTGCGTGGCTGAGGCGTTCTGCGCGATGCACCAGGTGACCGGAGAGGGGCGCTGGCTCGTCCTGGCGGGGCGGCTCCTCGATGTGGCACTGGAACGTTTCGCCGCACCGGACGGCAGCTTCTACGACACCGCCGACGACGCGGAGCGCCTGGTCAGCCGGCCAGCGGACCCCACCGACAACGCCACCCCGTCGGGCCGGTCGGCGATCGTCGCCGCACTGGTCGCGTACGCGGCGTTGACCGGCGAGACCCGCTACCGGGAGGCGGCGGAGGCGGCGCTGGCCACCGTAGCGCCGATCGTCGCCGCGCACGCCCGGTTCACGGGATACGCGGCCACCGCGGGCGAGGCCCTGCTCGCCGGGCCGTACGAGATCGCCGTGGCGACCGCAGATCCGGTCGGTGAGCCGTTGGTGCACGCGGCGCGCCGGCATGCCCCGCCGGGTGCCGTGGTCGTGGCCGGGAGTCCGGATCAGCCCGGGGTGCCGCTGCTCGCCGGCCGGCCGATGGTCGACGGGCAGGCAACCGCGTACGTCTGCCGGGGCTTCACGTGCGAGCGCCCGGTGACCGGGGTCGCCGACCTGGTGGCGCAGCTGACCCGCCGGTAG